The following proteins are co-located in the Oceanimonas sp. GK1 genome:
- the rapA gene encoding RNA polymerase-associated protein RapA has protein sequence MPFSLGQRWISDTETDLGLGTVVAIDVRMVTMLFPACGENRMYAINDAPVTRVMFNPGDVISSHEDWELEVESVSEQDGLLVYHGKRLDTEEETSLKETFLNHFIKLNKPQERLFAGQIDKIGRFNLRYQALMHQFNQRRSPLRGLGSGRIGLIPHQLHIAHEVGNRHAPRVLLADEVGLGKTIEAGMIIQQQWLSGRAARILILVPDALIHQWLVEMLRRFNLHFALFDEERCVEAFADSANPFDTEQLVLCSLDFITKKRKRFEQLADSDWDLLVVDEAHHLVWDAERPSRAYEVVEALAENIPGVLLLTATPDQQGHESHFARLRLLDPERFYDYDAFLAEEEEYQPLAEAAEALLGDAPLDAAALERLTPFMDGEAAARLETPEQRRALLARLLDYHGTGRLLFRNTRQSIKGFPSRRLHLHPLPLPSQYQTAIRVAGMMGSHQDTAAQALQALYPEEIYRQFEGGDSSWTQFDSRVDWLLGFLKENRNNKILIITAKAGVALALEEVLRTKEGIRGTVFHEGMSLLERDKAAAYFAQQEGGAQVMICSEIGSEGRNFQFSHQLVLFDLPLNPDLLEQRIGRLDRIGQKHDIDIHVPYLEGTAQRALTLWYQQGMDAFGKPNAVGQPVYQQMADRLLELLANHGQDEQALEQLIADTRALTDRLTSQMELGRDRLLELNSSGALQHHNLAEQLAEADEDPTLAIFAIKLFDEIGVHQDDKGENAIVLRPTEQMLVPSFPGLPEDGASITFDRNTTLSRDDLQFLSWDHPMIRGGIDLVLGSEIGTTSVAILKNKALPVGTQFVEPIFVAESAHHAQLYRFLPPAPIRLLLDKNGNNLADKVSFEAFDKQLSPVNRHLGSKLVNASQTLIHQQLQSALPLAEQQMEQLVAEARDRMHQAMDQELSRLQQLAKVNPNVRQSEIDHVQELKTELDSLLSHTRLKLDAIRFIVVSHQ, from the coding sequence ATGCCTTTTTCCCTCGGCCAACGTTGGATCAGCGATACCGAAACCGATCTGGGACTGGGAACCGTGGTCGCCATTGACGTGCGCATGGTCACCATGTTGTTCCCCGCCTGTGGTGAAAACCGCATGTACGCCATCAACGATGCTCCCGTTACCCGAGTCATGTTCAACCCCGGTGATGTCATCAGCAGCCATGAAGACTGGGAGCTGGAGGTGGAGTCGGTGTCCGAGCAGGATGGCCTGCTGGTCTATCACGGTAAACGTCTGGATACCGAAGAGGAAACCAGTCTGAAGGAAACCTTCCTCAATCATTTCATCAAGCTGAACAAGCCCCAGGAGCGGCTGTTTGCCGGCCAGATCGACAAAATTGGCCGCTTCAACCTGCGCTACCAGGCGCTGATGCACCAGTTCAATCAGCGCCGCTCTCCCCTGCGCGGCCTGGGCAGCGGCCGCATTGGCCTGATCCCGCACCAGCTGCACATTGCCCATGAAGTGGGTAACCGCCATGCCCCCCGGGTGCTGCTGGCTGACGAGGTGGGACTGGGCAAAACCATTGAAGCGGGCATGATCATTCAGCAGCAGTGGCTGTCAGGCCGCGCCGCGCGCATTTTGATCCTGGTGCCCGATGCGTTGATCCACCAGTGGCTGGTGGAAATGCTGCGCCGCTTTAATCTGCACTTTGCGCTGTTTGACGAAGAGCGCTGCGTTGAAGCCTTTGCCGATTCGGCCAATCCCTTTGACACCGAGCAACTGGTGCTGTGCAGCCTCGATTTCATTACCAAAAAGCGCAAGCGCTTTGAGCAGCTGGCCGATAGCGACTGGGATCTGCTGGTGGTGGACGAAGCCCATCACCTGGTATGGGATGCCGAACGCCCCAGCCGGGCTTATGAAGTAGTGGAAGCCCTGGCCGAAAACATTCCCGGGGTCCTGCTGCTCACCGCCACGCCAGACCAACAGGGCCATGAAAGCCACTTTGCCCGACTGCGCCTGCTCGACCCGGAGCGGTTCTACGACTACGACGCCTTTCTGGCGGAAGAAGAGGAATACCAGCCCCTGGCCGAGGCCGCCGAGGCCCTGCTGGGAGATGCGCCCCTCGATGCCGCCGCCCTTGAGCGACTGACACCCTTTATGGACGGTGAAGCCGCTGCCCGCCTGGAGACCCCCGAGCAACGCCGGGCGCTGCTCGCCCGACTGCTGGACTACCACGGCACCGGCCGTCTGCTGTTCCGCAATACCCGCCAGTCCATCAAGGGCTTTCCGTCACGTCGGTTGCACCTGCACCCGCTGCCCCTGCCTTCCCAGTACCAGACCGCCATTCGCGTGGCTGGCATGATGGGCTCGCATCAGGACACCGCCGCCCAGGCGCTGCAGGCGCTGTATCCGGAAGAAATCTACCGCCAGTTTGAAGGTGGCGACAGCAGCTGGACCCAGTTCGACAGCCGGGTCGACTGGCTGCTGGGCTTTCTCAAGGAAAACCGCAACAACAAGATTTTGATCATCACCGCCAAGGCCGGGGTGGCACTGGCCCTGGAGGAAGTGCTGCGCACCAAGGAGGGCATTCGCGGCACCGTGTTCCACGAAGGCATGTCGCTGCTGGAGCGGGACAAGGCCGCCGCCTACTTTGCCCAGCAGGAAGGCGGTGCCCAGGTGATGATCTGCTCTGAAATCGGCTCCGAAGGCCGCAACTTCCAGTTTTCCCACCAGCTGGTGTTGTTTGACCTGCCGCTTAACCCGGATCTGCTGGAACAACGCATTGGCCGCCTGGATCGCATCGGCCAGAAACACGATATCGACATTCACGTGCCCTACCTCGAAGGCACCGCCCAGCGCGCCCTAACCCTGTGGTATCAGCAGGGCATGGACGCCTTTGGCAAGCCCAATGCCGTGGGCCAGCCGGTCTACCAGCAAATGGCCGACCGGCTGCTGGAGCTGCTCGCCAATCACGGTCAGGATGAGCAAGCACTGGAACAACTGATTGCCGATACTCGCGCCCTGACCGACCGCCTGACCAGCCAAATGGAGCTGGGCCGGGATCGCCTGCTGGAGCTCAATTCCAGCGGCGCCCTGCAGCACCATAATCTGGCCGAGCAGCTGGCCGAAGCCGACGAAGATCCCACCCTGGCCATTTTTGCCATCAAGCTGTTTGATGAAATTGGAGTCCATCAGGACGACAAGGGTGAAAACGCCATTGTGCTGCGCCCCACCGAACAAATGCTGGTGCCGAGTTTTCCCGGCCTGCCCGAGGATGGCGCCAGCATCACCTTTGATCGCAACACCACCCTGAGCCGGGATGATCTGCAGTTTTTGAGCTGGGATCATCCCATGATCCGCGGCGGCATCGACCTGGTGCTGGGCTCAGAGATCGGCACCACCTCGGTGGCCATTCTCAAAAACAAGGCGCTGCCGGTGGGCACCCAGTTCGTGGAGCCCATTTTCGTGGCCGAATCTGCCCACCATGCCCAGCTGTACCGCTTTCTGCCGCCGGCCCCCATTCGACTGCTGCTCGACAAAAACGGCAACAACCTGGCCGACAAGGTCAGCTTTGAGGCCTTTGACAAGCAACTCAGTCCGGTTAACCGTCACCTGGGCAGCAAGCTGGTGAATGCATCCCAAACCCTGATCCATCAACAGTTGCAAAGCGCCCTGCCGCTGGCCGAGCAACAGATGGAGCAACTGGTGGCCGAGGCCCGTGACCGCATGCATCAGGCGATGGATCAGGAGCTGAGCCGGCTGCAGCAGCTGGCGAAGGTCAACCCCAATGTGCGCCAGAGCGAGATCGACCATGTGCAGGAGCTGAAAACCGAGCTCGACAGCCTGCTCAGCCATACCCGCTTAAAACTGGACGCCATTCGGTTTATTGTGGTCAGCCATCAGTAA